A genomic region of Gemmatimonadales bacterium contains the following coding sequences:
- a CDS encoding late competence development ComFB family protein, with protein MIRNLAEEHVLAAYEALRAHFPDFCGCEVCRDDAMVYALNRVPPRYVSSPTGSVVTEINLEKEQSRAPIDVAMMESLRKISAAPRCGRKSRSPS; from the coding sequence GTGATCCGCAATCTGGCCGAGGAGCATGTCCTCGCCGCCTACGAAGCGTTGCGGGCGCACTTCCCCGATTTCTGTGGGTGCGAGGTGTGCCGCGACGATGCCATGGTGTACGCGCTCAACCGGGTTCCGCCACGGTACGTGTCCAGCCCCACCGGGTCGGTGGTCACCGAGATCAACCTGGAAAAAGAGCAGAGTCGGGCGCCGATCGACGTGGCCATGATGGAATCCCTCCGCAAGATCTCCGCGGCGCCGCGATGCGGCAGGAAGAGCCGAAGTCCTTCCTGA